The genomic segment AGCGTGGCGACCTTCCATGACCACTTCCGCGCGGTTACCGGCACGTCGCCGATGCAGTACGTGAAGTCGACCCGGCTGCATCAGGCGCGGTTGCTGATGCTGCGCCAGCGCATGACGGCCGAGGCCGCGTCGCTGGCGGTGGGCTACGCCAGCCCGTCGCAGTTCAACCGCGAGTTCAAGCGCCTGTTCGCGCTGCCGCCGGCAGCCGAGGTGGCACGCATGCGGCGCAGCTTTGCCGTACCGCCGGGGCCGGCAGACGCGGTGTACGTGTCTTCGCATTGAGGGGCTCGGAACAGGACCGGCCTGGTTTGCTGGGATGCCGGCCAGCGGCCGGCGCTACGGGTGGGGTATTGACTGCGGGCCTACCTACTAGTAGGTTGTTTCATATGAAAGACTCGCTCTCGCCCAAGGCCCTGGAGATCCTGGCGCACGCCCGTTCGCTGCTGGAGGCCGGTGGCTACAACGGCTTCAGCTATGCCGACGTGTCGGCACGGGTCAACATCAGCAAGGCCAGCATCCACCACCATTTCCCCAGCAAGGCGGACCTGGTGCGCACGGTGGTCGAACTGTACCGGGCCGAGGCGCGCGAGGGCCTGGCGCTGCTGGACCGGCAGCTGGATGACCCGTTGCAGGAGCTAAATGCCTACGTGGACTACTGGTCGGCCTGCATCGCCGGCGGCACGTCCTCGTTCTGCATCTGCGCGATGCTGGCAGCGGAGTCGCCGATGATTCCTGCGGAGATTGCCGATGAAGTGCGCGGCCATTTCGAGGACCTGAGCGGCTGGCTGGCGCTGACCCTGCAGAAGGGCGCAGCAACGGGGCAGCTGCACCTGCAGGGCTCCGCGGCCGATGAGGCCAAGGCATTCATGTCGGCGGTGCATGGCGCGATGCTGGCCGCGCGTGGTTTCGGCGATGCCGGCACGTTTGCCACGCTGGCGCGGCTGGCCATTGCGCGGGTGAGCACCGCCCGCTGAACCCGGTTGTCGAGGCCTGCGAGGTTCGCGGGCCTTTTTTTGAGTACCGAGTCTACCTACTAGTTGGTTCATTCAATCCGAAGGAGCTTTCCCCATGTCACACGCACTTTCCGCCCTCGGGGTGATCCACACCGCCGTGAGCCTGGTTCCGGTACTTGCCGGTCTGTATGGCTTCATCCGTCACCGCGCCATCGACCCGGCCACGCATTCGGGCAAGGCCTATCTGGTCGGCCTGGTGCTGTCGGTGGCGACCTCGTTCACCGTGTCCAGCACCGGCGGGCTGAATCCGGGCCACGCCTTCGGCGTGATCGTGCTGTTGGCCGCGTTCGGCGGTGTGCTGGCCGGGCGGCTGCAGTTCCTTGGCCGCGCGCGGCCGTACCTGTCGACCTTCGGGCTGTCTTTCAGCTTCCTGCTGTCGCTGGTGCCAGGCGTGAACGAAACGCTGACCCGGGTACCGCTGTCGCACCCGATCGCCGCGGCACCGCTGGCGCCGGTGATCCTGCAGACGCTGCTGGGGTGTGCCGTGCTGTTTGTGCTCGGCTTCCTGGCGCAGTGCTGGAGGATCCA from the Stenotrophomonas maltophilia genome contains:
- a CDS encoding TetR/AcrR family transcriptional regulator, whose translation is MKDSLSPKALEILAHARSLLEAGGYNGFSYADVSARVNISKASIHHHFPSKADLVRTVVELYRAEAREGLALLDRQLDDPLQELNAYVDYWSACIAGGTSSFCICAMLAAESPMIPAEIADEVRGHFEDLSGWLALTLQKGAATGQLHLQGSAADEAKAFMSAVHGAMLAARGFGDAGTFATLARLAIARVSTAR